A window of the Chitinivibrionales bacterium genome harbors these coding sequences:
- a CDS encoding helix-turn-helix domain-containing protein, with amino-acid sequence MKESDAVKDTFFVEYLHNLKRTLPGIPPVFAIGHIPQKTHTVDRIWPIGDVSFSFVTEGNGFIEIDRKRQEVQAPFVLLEVPGFHYTYGPDDHWKETYIRYVMTKKDIFARWGLKRKDDLIWTIHNLPTTTMYLELLLKLSSKLFIPGVTDKIDRHAEMAIIESRIAEHEHRLTDAEKRIRESEQYIRDHYQEPFNLEKLASEYGFSLAGFFRHWNKCFFSTPAKFITSLRLDKASRMLTQTRVDVKEIANYVGIDNPRHFATLFRKRFGISPTEYRKRYTQ; translated from the coding sequence ATGAAAGAATCCGACGCAGTAAAAGACACCTTTTTTGTTGAATACCTCCATAATCTGAAACGGACATTGCCGGGCATTCCCCCGGTATTTGCAATCGGTCATATCCCGCAAAAAACCCATACAGTCGACCGAATCTGGCCTATTGGTGATGTTTCCTTTTCTTTTGTTACAGAAGGTAATGGTTTTATAGAAATCGACCGAAAACGACAGGAGGTGCAGGCGCCCTTTGTCCTGCTTGAAGTTCCCGGGTTCCATTATACCTACGGCCCCGATGATCACTGGAAAGAGACCTATATCCGCTATGTCATGACAAAAAAGGATATCTTTGCTCGCTGGGGCCTGAAAAGAAAAGATGATCTCATCTGGACAATACATAATCTTCCGACAACAACCATGTACCTTGAGTTGCTGCTCAAGCTGAGTTCAAAGCTTTTTATCCCGGGGGTTACAGACAAGATAGACCGTCATGCGGAAATGGCGATAATCGAAAGCCGCATCGCCGAGCACGAGCATCGTTTGACCGATGCGGAAAAGCGGATCCGTGAATCCGAGCAGTATATCCGGGACCATTATCAGGAACCGTTCAATCTGGAAAAACTGGCCTCGGAGTATGGTTTTTCCCTAGCCGGCTTTTTCAGGCACTGGAATAAATGCTTTTTCTCCACCCCGGCCAAGTTTATAACGAGTCTCCGGCTGGACAAAGCATCCCGCATGCTCACCCAGACCCGGGTCGATGTCAAGGAGATCGCCAACTATGTGGGAATCGATAATCCCCGCCACTTTGCCACCCTGTTCCGGAAGCGATTCGGGATTTCACCGACCGAGTACCGGAAGCGGTATACGCAATAA